The Parabacteroides sp. AD58 genome includes a window with the following:
- the trkA gene encoding Trk system potassium transporter TrkA, producing the protein MKIVIAGAGEVGTHLAKMLSQENHDIVLMDPKEERLSTMSSTMEILPVVGNPTSLKDLEEAGIRKTDLFVSVTPEETTNIAACILAHSLGAHKTFARINNYEYLQPKNKELFEKLGITSMIYPEMLAAREIVTAVKRPWARQYWELFGGALILIGVKVRDNAQIVNKMLSELLMEQKFYHIVAIKRKNETIIPRGNDHIESGDLLFFTTTRNYIEDVRLLAGKKNPEVKKVIIMGGSRIALRACQYLPNNIRVKVIETNKEKSYRIAEAVPGNVLIINGDGRDMDLLMHEGIQDAQAFIALTENSSTNILACLAAKRFGVYRTVAKIENIDYIPLAESMDIGSVINKKLIAASHIYQFLLDADVSNVKCLTFANADVAELVARPDSKITKKAVRDLRLPRDMTLGGLIRNGKPMMIDGDTQIQAYDHVVVFCLDTAMRKLEDYFN; encoded by the coding sequence ATGAAAATCGTTATAGCAGGAGCCGGTGAGGTAGGAACTCACCTGGCGAAAATGTTATCTCAGGAAAATCATGATATTGTGCTGATGGATCCTAAAGAGGAACGCCTCAGCACGATGAGTTCGACAATGGAAATTCTTCCCGTTGTAGGTAATCCTACTTCCCTGAAAGATCTGGAGGAAGCAGGTATCCGAAAGACCGATTTGTTTGTGAGTGTCACACCGGAAGAAACGACCAACATTGCCGCCTGTATCCTGGCACATAGCCTGGGAGCTCATAAGACATTTGCCCGCATCAACAACTATGAGTATTTACAGCCCAAAAACAAAGAGCTCTTTGAGAAGCTGGGAATTACTTCGATGATCTACCCGGAAATGTTGGCTGCCCGCGAAATCGTCACGGCAGTCAAGCGCCCGTGGGCCCGTCAATATTGGGAACTTTTCGGCGGAGCCCTGATTCTAATTGGCGTGAAAGTCCGTGACAATGCTCAAATAGTCAATAAAATGCTTTCGGAATTGCTGATGGAACAGAAGTTCTATCACATCGTAGCCATCAAGCGAAAGAATGAAACTATCATTCCTCGTGGTAATGATCATATCGAATCGGGCGATCTCCTTTTCTTTACAACAACCAGAAACTATATAGAAGATGTACGCCTGCTGGCCGGGAAAAAGAATCCGGAAGTCAAGAAGGTGATCATCATGGGTGGCAGCCGTATCGCCTTACGTGCCTGTCAGTACTTGCCGAATAATATCCGGGTAAAAGTAATTGAGACGAACAAGGAAAAGAGTTACCGTATCGCTGAGGCGGTGCCGGGCAACGTATTAATCATTAATGGTGACGGCCGCGATATGGATCTGTTGATGCACGAAGGCATTCAGGACGCACAAGCCTTCATCGCTCTGACAGAAAACTCAAGCACGAACATATTAGCCTGCCTGGCAGCCAAACGGTTCGGTGTTTACCGGACTGTAGCCAAGATTGAGAATATCGACTATATTCCTCTGGCAGAAAGCATGGATATTGGCTCGGTCATCAACAAGAAACTGATCGCAGCCAGTCATATTTACCAATTTCTGCTGGATGCCGACGTTTCAAATGTAAAATGTCTGACCTTTGCCAATGCCGACGTAGCCGAACTGGTTGCCCGGCCGGATTCCAAGATCACGAAAAAAGCGGTACGCGACTTACGTTTGCCTCGTGACATGACGTTAGGAGGACTGATCCGAAACGGTAAACCAATGATGATTGATGGTGATACCCAGATTCAAGCCTACGACCATGTGGTTGTCTTCTGTCTGGATACAGCTATGCGCAAACTGGAAGATTACTTCAACTGA
- a CDS encoding TrkH family potassium uptake protein: MLNVRFIFKMLGLMFILETLFMLMALAVAFIYQGDDVEPLALSSGILFGFGVLFYLFGIRANEHSAGRREGMLIVTLTWTLLSLFGMLPFYLGGYVDSIADAYFETMSGFTTTGSTILTDIEALPKGVLFWRSLTQWQGGMGMIVFTVALMPIFGGGASQMFDAETPGITHERFRPRITQVAKRLWGIYLFFTFLLTGLLWIGPMNLYDAINHAMTCMATGGYSTKNASIAYWNSAYVEYIIAIFMCIGSTNMTLIYFFMNGKFRKLLKDEETRWFYSIVVISTLIVMAWVYFKGIITDPEEAFRESFFQVTTLISTCGYATVDFIPWGPFFWMVALMLMVVCGCAGSTCGGFKMGRVVILAKNVVNAFKKQTHPHAVLPVRVNGHVISTDIVNRVLAFAFIYISLIFATAFFLMLDGAGFEEAVGTATSAVSNTGPGLGIYGPVGNFSSYSDLSKWVLSFVMMTGRLEIFTVLTILLPGFWKQ; encoded by the coding sequence ATGTTGAATGTACGTTTCATATTCAAGATGCTCGGGTTGATGTTTATCCTCGAGACTTTATTCATGCTGATGGCTCTTGCCGTCGCGTTTATTTATCAAGGAGATGATGTAGAACCATTAGCCCTTTCAAGTGGCATTCTGTTCGGATTCGGTGTACTTTTCTACCTGTTTGGAATACGGGCCAACGAACATTCGGCCGGACGCCGGGAAGGAATGCTCATTGTAACACTCACCTGGACACTGCTTTCCCTTTTCGGGATGTTGCCTTTCTATTTAGGAGGTTATGTCGACAGCATTGCAGATGCCTATTTCGAAACCATGTCTGGTTTTACAACCACGGGTTCTACAATCCTCACCGATATTGAAGCCTTACCCAAAGGCGTACTTTTCTGGCGCAGCCTGACACAATGGCAAGGAGGCATGGGTATGATTGTCTTTACCGTAGCCCTGATGCCTATCTTCGGCGGTGGAGCCAGTCAGATGTTCGATGCGGAAACTCCCGGTATTACTCACGAACGGTTTCGTCCCCGAATTACCCAGGTTGCCAAACGCTTATGGGGTATTTATTTATTCTTTACCTTCTTGCTGACCGGCCTTCTCTGGATCGGACCGATGAACTTATATGATGCGATTAATCATGCCATGACCTGTATGGCCACCGGAGGATATTCCACCAAGAATGCCAGCATTGCTTATTGGAATTCGGCCTATGTTGAATATATTATTGCCATCTTCATGTGTATTGGATCAACCAACATGACTTTGATCTACTTTTTCATGAATGGTAAATTCAGGAAATTACTGAAGGATGAAGAAACCCGCTGGTTCTATTCCATCGTAGTTATTTCTACGCTCATCGTCATGGCGTGGGTTTATTTCAAAGGTATTATTACGGATCCGGAAGAAGCATTCCGTGAATCTTTCTTCCAGGTGACAACCTTGATTTCGACCTGTGGTTATGCAACTGTCGACTTTATCCCTTGGGGACCGTTCTTCTGGATGGTTGCGCTGATGCTGATGGTTGTCTGCGGTTGTGCCGGATCAACTTGTGGAGGATTCAAGATGGGACGAGTTGTGATTCTGGCGAAAAATGTAGTAAATGCCTTCAAGAAACAAACTCATCCGCACGCAGTACTTCCCGTACGTGTAAACGGACATGTTATTTCTACCGACATTGTCAATCGGGTACTGGCATTTGCTTTCATCTATATTTCCTTAATCTTTGCCACGGCATTCTTTCTGATGCTCGATGGAGCCGGATTTGAAGAAGCGGTAGGAACAGCTACTTCGGCAGTCAGCAATACCGGACCAGGTCTTGGTATTTACGGTCCTGTCGGGAACTTTTCCAGTTATTCAGATTTAAGCAAGTGGGTTTTGTCGTTTGTGATGATGACCGGACGTCTGGAAATATTCACGGTACTGACCATCCTGTTACCTGGATTCTGGAAGCAATAA